The proteins below are encoded in one region of Amycolatopsis magusensis:
- a CDS encoding PIG-L deacetylase family protein: protein MSKPVALAVFAHPDDAELACFGTFAALRARGYALSVLSLTDGANSDVEQSYLRPKEARLAAAVLGSELVVEDFEDGSLTAGRALFDRIEQHIRRLRPSIVLTHYPGPREHQDHQVVGTVATTVAHRAGHVDLVLQGEPPGLADSFAPQLFTDITAHIDVKLKALACYKSEADKGFMHRETVLDRARWWARQAGAVENGTPRYYEAFVVSKALLPVLTGV from the coding sequence ATGAGCAAGCCGGTCGCGCTGGCGGTTTTCGCCCACCCGGACGACGCCGAGCTGGCCTGTTTCGGCACCTTCGCCGCCCTGCGCGCGCGGGGCTACGCGTTGTCGGTGCTGTCGCTCACCGACGGCGCCAACAGCGACGTCGAGCAGTCCTACCTCCGTCCGAAGGAAGCCAGGCTGGCCGCCGCGGTGCTCGGCAGCGAGCTCGTCGTCGAGGACTTCGAGGACGGCTCGCTGACCGCCGGGCGGGCGCTGTTCGACCGGATCGAGCAGCACATCCGCCGGCTGCGGCCGTCCATCGTGCTGACCCACTACCCCGGTCCGCGCGAGCACCAGGACCACCAGGTGGTCGGCACGGTGGCGACCACGGTCGCCCACCGGGCCGGGCACGTGGACCTGGTCCTGCAGGGTGAGCCGCCCGGACTGGCCGACTCGTTCGCCCCGCAGTTGTTCACCGACATCACCGCGCACATCGACGTGAAGCTGAAGGCGCTGGCCTGTTACAAGTCCGAAGCGGACAAGGGGTTCATGCACCGCGAGACCGTGCTGGACCGCGCCCGGTGGTGGGCGCGGCAAGCCGGCGCGGTGGAGAACGGCACCCCGCGGTACTACGAGGCGTTCGTGGTGTCCAAGGCGTTGCTGCCCGTGCTCACCGGGGTGTAG
- a CDS encoding dihydrofolate reductase family protein — MGKIVNATYLTLDGDISNMQDWHMDYFGEEANRAADQQQRAADAVIMGRETYEGFAAVWPSVTEEDGSPARMNLLKKYVVSTTLTDPKWQNTEVISENVVERIRELKESGANLLQYGFGPVTRLMLDHGLLDELRVWLHPVLSGKAAPGELLYRDGQQYKFTFNGVEVHETGLLILSYTPVSTGSNALDTTNAS; from the coding sequence ATGGGCAAGATCGTGAACGCCACATACCTGACCCTCGACGGCGACATCAGCAACATGCAGGACTGGCACATGGACTACTTCGGCGAGGAGGCGAACCGCGCGGCCGACCAGCAGCAACGCGCCGCCGACGCGGTCATCATGGGCCGCGAGACCTACGAGGGCTTCGCCGCGGTCTGGCCGTCGGTGACCGAAGAGGACGGTTCGCCCGCCCGCATGAACCTGCTGAAGAAGTACGTGGTCTCGACCACGCTGACCGACCCGAAGTGGCAGAACACCGAGGTGATCAGCGAGAACGTGGTCGAGCGCATCCGGGAGCTGAAGGAGTCCGGCGCGAACCTGCTGCAGTACGGGTTCGGCCCGGTGACCCGCCTCATGCTGGACCACGGCCTGCTCGACGAACTGCGCGTGTGGCTGCACCCGGTGCTGTCCGGCAAGGCCGCCCCCGGCGAGCTGCTCTACCGCGACGGCCAGCAGTACAAGTTCACCTTCAACGGCGTCGAGGTGCACGAGACCGGACTGCTCATCCTCAGCTACACCCCGGTGAGCACGGGCAGCAACGCCTTGGACACCACGAACGCCTCGTAG
- a CDS encoding SsgA family sporulation/cell division regulator, with the protein MPDYQDTTRAKIVFGLRTFAAGPAPLPAELSYDTSDPYAVAVTFHTGRGSVQWMCARDLIADGLLAPAGLGDLRISPANDPEFVVFELITPDGEAVMEAPSAELAAFLDRTYEKIPAGSEHQWFDFEHELGKLTSHS; encoded by the coding sequence ATGCCCGACTACCAGGACACCACCCGCGCGAAGATCGTCTTCGGACTGCGCACCTTCGCGGCAGGCCCGGCGCCGCTGCCCGCGGAGCTCTCCTACGACACGAGCGACCCGTACGCGGTGGCCGTCACGTTCCACACCGGACGCGGCAGCGTCCAGTGGATGTGCGCCCGCGACCTGATCGCCGACGGCCTGCTGGCCCCGGCCGGCCTCGGCGACCTGCGGATCAGCCCGGCCAACGACCCCGAGTTCGTGGTCTTCGAGCTGATCACCCCGGACGGCGAGGCCGTGATGGAGGCCCCGTCCGCCGAGCTGGCGGCCTTCCTCGACCGCACCTACGAGAAGATCCCGGCCGGGTCCGAGCACCAGTGGTTCGACTTCGAGCACGAGCTGGGCAAGCTGACCTCGCACAGTTGA